ATGCCGGTCTCGGCTTGATTGCTGCGGCGCTTGCCCTCGAAGGAGAACGGTCGCGTCACCACACCGACGGTCAGCGCACCGAGCTTGCGCGCGATGGTCGCCACGACGGGCGCGCCACCGGTACCGGTGCCGCCACCTTCGCCTGCGGTGACGAACACCATGTCGGCACCGCGCAGCAGTTCCTCGATGTCGTCCTTGGCGTCCTCGGCCGCCTTGCGCCCGACCTCGGGGTCAGCACCGGCGCCGAGCCCGCGGGTGGAGTCGCGGCCCACGTCGAGCTTGACGTCGGCATCGCTCATCAACAGAGCTTGCGCGTCGGTGTTGATGGCGATGAACTCAACGCCCTTAAGGCCCTGCTCGATCATCCGGTTGACGGCGTTGACGCCGCCGCCGCCGATGCCGACGACCTTGATCACGGCGAGGTAGTTATGCGGGGGGGTCATCGGATCGCCCTTTCCTCCCAGGTTGGCTGTCGACACGCGGATCACCTCGGCAAACTCTCAACCTCAACCAGAGGGTTATAGTTATGTCAAGTTGGTCCGTGCAACCAGAACGGTAGGGCGCGGTCGCGGACGATCCGTGCAGGCGCGCCGACGCGCACGCAAAGATTTCTGCGCAATTACTTGACGGTCGGCAGATCCGGACTGGAGACGTCGTAGGTCTTGCCCGGCTGGGTGAGCAGCGCGCCGAGCTTGAGCGCCTTCTCCTCCGTGCGATCGGTCGTCCCCCAGATCACCTGGCGTCCATCGGTGAGCTGCAGGGTGATGGCCGCGACCGAGGGGGCGTCGACACGGGCAACCTGGGCGGCGACCTCTGGTCGCAGCGACGTCATCACCTCGAGCGCGGCCTTCGTGGGGGCGTCGTTGGGTCCGGGATTCTTCGTATCGAGGTACGGCACGCCCGGCGGCGGCACCCCAATCGCGAAGTCCACGCCGTCGCGGTCGAAGAGGTGCGGTCCGTCCGGATAGTCCTTGACCACCACCGGTTCACGCTCGACGATGGTCACCCGTAGCGTCGAGGGATACTCCCGCTGCACCCGCACGGTCGCGACGCGCCGGATCCCGGCGATCCGCTCGGCGACCGTGTCGGTGTCGACCTGTAACAACGGCGTCCCCGGCGCGACGCCCGCGGCGGTGGTCACTTCCTCCTGCGTCACCGAACCCAGTCCGACGACGACGACGTTGCGGGCGGACATCACCGGCGTGAAGTACAGCAGGAGGCCGAGTCCGACGACGATCACGCTGATCAACGCCGACCACATCAGAACCTTCAGACCCCGAACCGCGCCGCGCCCAACCTTTTTCGTGCTGACGATCCCGGTGGCGCGCCGCTTGGCCTCGCGACGCGCCTCTTCGATGGCGGTGGCGCGGGCCTGGGCCGCGCGTCGTTCTTCGCGTTCCCGTCGTGCGCGGCGACGCGGTCCCTCGAAATCGGTTTCCTGCGGCTCGGCGTCTGGTTCCGCCGGCGCGTCCCCCTCGACGGCTTCGGCCTCGGCCGGCGCCTCGCTTGTTTCGGCCTCGGCGGTCGGCTCGGCGGCTTGCGACGGTTCGGTGGGTTCGGTCATCGAACCGGTCCGCCGGGTGCACCGCGGTTGGCCTTGGCCCGCAGCGCCGCAAGGATTTCCGTGCCGAGCATCGTGACGTCGCCCGCCCCCATGGTTGTGATGACGTCACCGGGGCGAACCGCTTCGGCGACCCGTTCGGCGACGGCCGAGAAGTCCGGAATGTAGGTGACCGGAACGGTGACGTGTTCGGCCACGCTCGCACCGCTGATACCCGGTATGGGCTGTTCGCGTGCCGCGTAGACGTCGAGCACGAAAACCTGGTCGGCGGTGTTCAGCGCCTGCCCGAACTCCCGCGCGAAAGCCTCTGTCCGCGAATACAAATGGGGCTGGAAGACCACAACCGAGCGGCCTGTCCCCGCCACCGTCCGCAATGTGCTCAGGTTGGCGTTCACCTCAGTCGGATGGTGCGCGTAGTCGTCGAAGACACGCACGCCGTTGACGGTGCCGACCAACTCCAGACGGCGGCGCACACCTTCGAAGCCGGCCAATCCGTCCAGCACGGCGTCGACGGGCGCCCCGACGTTCACGGCCGCGATCAGCGCGGCCAGCGCATTGAGCGCCATATGTCGGCCCGGCACCGCCAGCCGCAGCACCCACGGCTCCGGGTCGCCGGCCAGCTTGATGTGTGCGACGGCGCCGGTGTCGTGTTGTTCCCAGCTCAGCAGCGCGGCGTCGGTCGCCACGGCTGGATCGCTGCCGTAGCGCAACACCCGGATGCCGAGGGCCGCCGTGCGTTCGGCGAGCGCGGCGGCACCGGGGTCGTCGACGCACACCACAAGTGCGCCACCGGGTTTGATGCGTTCGACGAAGTCGTCGAAGACGGCGCGGTAGGCCTCCACGCTGCCGTAGAAATCGAGGTGGTCGGCGTCGATGTTGGTGACCACCGCGATGTCGGGGCTGTACTCCAGCAGCGAGCCGTCGCTCTCGTCGGCCTCCGCGACGAAGTAGTCGCCGCTGCCGTGGTGGGCGTTGGTGCCCGCCTCGCCGAGATCGCCGCCGACCGCGAAGGACGGGTCGAACCCGCAATGCTGCAGGGCGACGATCAGCATCGACGTGGTCGTCGTCTTGCCGTGGGTGCCGGTCACCATCAGGGTGGTGTCACCGGCCATGAGCTTGGCCAGCACGACGGGCCGCAGGATCACCGGGATGCCGCGGCGGCGGGCCTCGACCAGTTCTGGGTTCGTCTTGGGGATCGCGGCATGCGTGGTGACGACAGCCGTCGGTCCGCCCGGCAGCAGGTCGAGGGAGGATTCGTCGTGCCCGATGCGAATCGACGCCCCGCGGGCCTGCAGCGCCACCACGCCACGCGATTCCTTGGCATCCGAGCCGGACACCATGCCGCCGCGGTCCAGCAGAATGCGGGCAATACCCGACATACCGGCTCCGCCGATGCCGACCATGTGCACCCGCTGCAACTCCTCTGGGAGTGACTTCGCGTTCACCGCACACTCTTTCGGTCGGATCCACGGGCGATTTCGAGAGCCACCTCGGCAACCTTTTGCGCGGCGTCGCGGTGTCCGGCCAACGCGGCGGCCGCCGTCATCGCCTGCAATCTGCCTGTCTGGGTGAACAATCCGACGACCGTCTCGGCGACGAATTGCGGTGACAGATCTGCATCGTCGACGACGAGGCCGCCACCGGCGTTGACGACGGGCAGCGCGTTGAGTCGCTGCTCCCCGTTGCCGATCGGAAGCGGCACATACACCGCGGGCAGTCCGACGGCCGTCACCTCGGCAACCGTCATCGCCCCCGACCGGCAGA
The sequence above is drawn from the Mycobacterium gallinarum genome and encodes:
- a CDS encoding cell division protein FtsQ/DivIB; translation: MTEPTEPSQAAEPTAEAETSEAPAEAEAVEGDAPAEPDAEPQETDFEGPRRRARREREERRAAQARATAIEEARREAKRRATGIVSTKKVGRGAVRGLKVLMWSALISVIVVGLGLLLYFTPVMSARNVVVVGLGSVTQEEVTTAAGVAPGTPLLQVDTDTVAERIAGIRRVATVRVQREYPSTLRVTIVEREPVVVKDYPDGPHLFDRDGVDFAIGVPPPGVPYLDTKNPGPNDAPTKAALEVMTSLRPEVAAQVARVDAPSVAAITLQLTDGRQVIWGTTDRTEEKALKLGALLTQPGKTYDVSSPDLPTVK
- the murC gene encoding UDP-N-acetylmuramate--L-alanine ligase — translated: MVGIGGAGMSGIARILLDRGGMVSGSDAKESRGVVALQARGASIRIGHDESSLDLLPGGPTAVVTTHAAIPKTNPELVEARRRGIPVILRPVVLAKLMAGDTTLMVTGTHGKTTTTSMLIVALQHCGFDPSFAVGGDLGEAGTNAHHGSGDYFVAEADESDGSLLEYSPDIAVVTNIDADHLDFYGSVEAYRAVFDDFVERIKPGGALVVCVDDPGAAALAERTAALGIRVLRYGSDPAVATDAALLSWEQHDTGAVAHIKLAGDPEPWVLRLAVPGRHMALNALAALIAAVNVGAPVDAVLDGLAGFEGVRRRLELVGTVNGVRVFDDYAHHPTEVNANLSTLRTVAGTGRSVVVFQPHLYSRTEAFAREFGQALNTADQVFVLDVYAAREQPIPGISGASVAEHVTVPVTYIPDFSAVAERVAEAVRPGDVITTMGAGDVTMLGTEILAALRAKANRGAPGGPVR